The following nucleotide sequence is from Longimicrobium sp..
CGACAGCTTCACCTTCAATCTCGTACAGTATCTGGGCGAGTTGGGGGCGGAGATGGAGGTCCGGCGCAACGACGAGCTGTCGGTGGACCAGATCCGCGACATGGCGCCGGAACGGATCGTGATCTCTCCCGGGCCGTGCACCCCGGCCGAGGCCGGCGTGTCCGTCGACGTCATAAAGCAGCTCGGGCCCACCACGCCCATCCTGGGCGTGTGCCTGGGCCACCAGAGCATCGGCGCGGCGTACGGCGGCGACGTGGTGCGCGCGCGGCGGGTGATGCACGGCAAGACGTCGCCCATCCGCCACCACGGCGAAGGGATCTTCGCGGGCGTGCCCTCGCCGCTGACGGTGGCGCGCTACCATTCGCTGGTCATCGAGCCGAGCACGCTTCCCGGCGAGCTGGAAGCGATCGCCTGGACGGAGGAGGAGGGGTGGGAGGACGAGATCCAGGCGGTGAGGCATCGCGAGCACCCGGTGTGGGGCGTGCAGTTTCACCCCGAGTCCATCGCCAGCGAGCACGGGCACGACCTGCTGCGCAACTTCCTGCGGATGGGATGACGCGCACGCTCACGGCGCTCCTCCTTGCCGCCGGGCTCCTGCTGGCCGCGCCCGCCGCGGCGCAGGTGCCGGAGATCGCCGGCGACGACGACTCGCCGGCCGTTCGCCGCGCGCGCGAAATCTTGGCGCGGCGCACGTACGTGTGGATCGACCGCGACACGGTGCTTGGCCCGGAGTTCCGCACCCCGGGCGACCTGGTGATCTACGACGCCGAAGTGAAGCTCGAAGGCAACGTCGACGGCTCCGTCGCCGTGCTGGGCGGCGACTTCTGGATCCGCCCGGGCGGCCGGGTGGGCGGCGCCGTGGCGGTGCTGGATGGCGGCGTGTACCCGTCGGGGCTGGCCATCCTGGAGCGCGACTCCATCTTCCGGCAGGACGCGCAGACCCGCGTGGCCATCGCCACCGTTCCCGCGGCGGACGGCACCTACACGGCCTCGGTGACGGTCACCCCGCCGCCGCGGCCGGCGTTCTTCGCTCCCGCCGTGGGCCCGTTCC
It contains:
- a CDS encoding aminodeoxychorismate/anthranilate synthase component II; the encoded protein is DSFTFNLVQYLGELGAEMEVRRNDELSVDQIRDMAPERIVISPGPCTPAEAGVSVDVIKQLGPTTPILGVCLGHQSIGAAYGGDVVRARRVMHGKTSPIRHHGEGIFAGVPSPLTVARYHSLVIEPSTLPGELEAIAWTEEEGWEDEIQAVRHREHPVWGVQFHPESIASEHGHDLLRNFLRMG